CGGCACGCCGCGTCCCTCCTCGTACTGCTTCCCCAGGCGGACGCAGCTGTTCGCCTCGTTCCGGTCACAGCCCAGCTGGTAGAAGGCCGCGGAGCGCGCCGGGTCGGTGAAGGTGCCGACCCCGCGCTCGAAGCGGTCGCCCAGGCGGAGGCAGGCACGGGCAAAGCCGAGCCGGCAGGCCTGCTCGGCCAGCTGGTCGGCCTGCCCCTGGTTCGCGATCATCCCGCGCCCCTCCTCCGCCGCGCGCGAGGCCTCATCGCAGCCGGCGGCGTCGCCGTCATTGCAGGCGCGCCGGAACAGCGCCAGCGCGCGGCCGGGGTCGCTGTTGAGGTAGAGCCCGCCGGTCAGCCAGCGGCCGAGCAGGGTGCAGCCGGCGGGGGTACGGAGGTCGCAGGCGTAGAGGGCCAGCCGCTCGGCGCGTGCGGCGTCGGCGCGGGTGCCGATCCCGCCCATGAGCAGCTCGGCCAGTCGGACGCACTCGGGACCTACCGCGGCGTTGCAGCCGGCGGTGCGGGCGGCCACCTCGTCGGCCTGTGCCGCCAGGGGCGCCGCGCCGAGCAGCAGCACGAGCCCGAGGGCGCGCCTCACGATTCCCCCTTGGGGCCGGGACCGCGACGCCCACGGAGCGCCAGCGTCCGCGCCGGTGTCACCGCATCGAATCCGAACCGCTCCCGCACCTTGTCCACGGCCTGGGTCAGCTCGCGGAGCCGGGTGCGCTCGGGCGACTCGAACAGGTCCGCCGGGGTGGCTTCCGTGAGGTTGGTGGCGGCGAGCCCGATCAGGCGGATGCCCTGCCGCCGCCGGCGGGCCTCCTCGAAGGCCGGCAGGAACAGCGCCCGCGCCGGGGCGAGCAGCTCGGCATCGAGGTCGGTGGGTTGCGGCAGCGTGCGCCGGCGGGTGACGGTGTGGAAGTCGCCGTGGCGGAGCTTGAGCGTCACGGTCCGGGCCACCAGCCCGGATTCCCGGAGGTCGGCCCCGACCAGCCCCGCGAACCGCACCAGCAGCCCATCGAGGTGGTCGGGGTCGGTGGCGTCGCGGGCCAGGGTGGTCTCGCGGCTGACCGATCGCGCCGGGCGCCCGGCGTGCAGCGCGGCGGTGCCGTGGCCATGGGCCCGCCACTTGAGCTCGCGGGCGTAGTCGCCCACCAGGCGCGCCAGGTCGGGTTCGGACAGCGCCTGCACCTGGGCCACCTGGGTGAGCCCCAGCTGCCGCAGCCGTTCCCCGGTCCGCGGCCCGATGCCGGGCAGGGCGCGCAGTTCGAGGCCGGCCACGAAGCCCTCCTCCCAGCCGGCGCGGACCTCGCAGATGCCGCGCGGCTTGGCGTAGTCGGAGGCGAGCTTGGCGACCATGCGGTTGGGCCCGATGCCGATGCTCGAGTCGAGCCCGGTCTCTGCGCTGACCTCGGCGCGGAGGCGCTCCGCCACGGGCATCAGGGACACCGGGTAGAGCGCCTCGGTGCCGGTGAAGTCGAGGTACCCCTCATCCAGGGAGGCCATGGCCACCACCGGCGAATGCCGGCCGAGCACTGTGCGCACCGCCCGCGAGGCCTCGCGGTAGTGGGCGAAGCTCCCTTGGAAGAAGGTGGCGCCGGGGCAGAGCCGCGCCGCCTGGGCGATGGGCATGCCGGAGCGGACGCCGAACCGGCGCGCCCCGTACGACGCCGACTGCACCACGCCGCGCGACTCGCGCCGGCCGCCGACCACCAGCAGGTCGACGTCGCGCAGTTCGGGGTGGCGCTGGCGGCAGACCTCGACGAAGAAGGCATCGAGGTCCACGTGCATGATGCGTGGGGGCACCGGGCGGCTCCAGGGCGGGGACACGAGCGAGGTCCCACCAGCCCGGAATCTAGCCGGACGGCCGGCCGTCCTCCCTGTCCGCGGCCGACTGGCCCCCCGCCACGGGGTCGCTTACCGTTCAGCCACCTGTCCCACGACTGTCC
The Gemmatimonadota bacterium DNA segment above includes these coding regions:
- a CDS encoding sel1 repeat family protein, giving the protein MRRALGLVLLLGAAPLAAQADEVAARTAGCNAAVGPECVRLAELLMGGIGTRADAARAERLALYACDLRTPAGCTLLGRWLTGGLYLNSDPGRALALFRRACNDGDAAGCDEASRAAEEGRGMIANQGQADQLAEQACRLGFARACLRLGDRFERGVGTFTDPARSAAFYQLGCDRNEANSCVRLGKQYEEGRGVPRDEDRAIALYGKACRVGNNAACHLPLLLRSGTVVIPQ
- the dinB gene encoding DNA polymerase IV → MPPRIMHVDLDAFFVEVCRQRHPELRDVDLLVVGGRRESRGVVQSASYGARRFGVRSGMPIAQAARLCPGATFFQGSFAHYREASRAVRTVLGRHSPVVAMASLDEGYLDFTGTEALYPVSLMPVAERLRAEVSAETGLDSSIGIGPNRMVAKLASDYAKPRGICEVRAGWEEGFVAGLELRALPGIGPRTGERLRQLGLTQVAQVQALSEPDLARLVGDYARELKWRAHGHGTAALHAGRPARSVSRETTLARDATDPDHLDGLLVRFAGLVGADLRESGLVARTVTLKLRHGDFHTVTRRRTLPQPTDLDAELLAPARALFLPAFEEARRRRQGIRLIGLAATNLTEATPADLFESPERTRLRELTQAVDKVRERFGFDAVTPARTLALRGRRGPGPKGES